The window TGCCCAGCTCTCCACAGCACCCACCCACTCCAGCCCTCCAGAAAGCCCCCAACTTCTGGTCCCCACAAAGCCCAACTTGGATATTACCTGGACATCCCAACCCCTTGATTCTTCCTCAGATCCTGGTTCCCCAGAGAACCCCAGATCCCAGCCCTCTGAGGTCCTGCTGGCAGAGGATGCTCACTTCCAGCTCCCGGAGGGGCCGGGAGCCCTCAGATCCCCTGCTGCACCTGCCAACGACTGGCTGGAGCCCCAGGCTAGGAGCCGGCCCAGAGTCACTGAGCTTAAAAAGTGTTTTGAAGGTTAAGAATCTGGGTCCTGTAGGAGACCACAATCCTTCAATAAAGCACAAGAACCCAAAGCTGGTTTTCCTGGTGAGTTTATCTGGGGGCCCTCTCTCTGCTCAGAAACGTACCCCATCCACTACCTTCCTCCTGGGGCAGCCTCCAGCTGGCTCTCAGGTGCAGCTGGAAGCCCCtcccttccaggaagccctcccagccCTAGGATCCTTGCAACCTTACAATTCATCTCTCAACAGCCTGTGAGTCCTGAGTTTGTTCCCTCCATCTAGACTAATTCCTGCCCCCATCAGCTCAAGAAGAAAAAGGTTTTATTACATCTCACTGCTGactgcatgtatatatataaaatgtgagcAGCACACTCTTCCTCACCCTCAGGGACAGAGTCTTTAAAGCACCTTCTTCCCTTCTATTCTTAAGCACTGGCTAGGTTTGACTGCCCAGAGAGGGCTCTGCCttcccccaaggtcacacagcaaggcagATGGATAGAAAAGGAGACCTAGATGGGCAGGCAGCCCCGCACTGTCTCCTTGGAGTCCTGGGGAGCCCGGGCCTCGGCTGCATGGTTGAactgaaagaaaggagaggatttGTCGGGCCTGTGTGGCAGCAGGACAGACGGCCGAGCGGAGATGGGGCAGCAAGCGCGGAGGCGGGCCCCCAGCCCCGGCACCCCCAACTGCAGGCAGAGTCAAGCAGAGGCGGCATGCTTCACCGAGCCTGCCAGGCAGGTGCCCCGTGGCCCCCCCAAGTCCTCCTGGACCATCAGAGGCTGTTGTCTTGGTGGCAGCTGCTGTGTGTGAGCGAGCACTGGGTGGTCCTAGGCAGTTGTGGCAGCTGCAGCAGGCCCCAGCGTTCAGATGAGCCGCTCCTCAGGCGGCAGCTTGAGGTTGGGGGGCGGCGGCACGCGGGCACCCACCTGCTCCTCGCTGCTGGGCCGGTAGGtgccctctgtctgcctcttctCACGCAGTTTTCGCACCAGCAACACCAGCCCCACGGCCAGAAGCAGGGCGGCCAGGAGGGAGAAGACCACAATGATGGCAGTGATGGCAGCCTGAGACTGCAGTAGAGGGGACAGGTTGCCCACCTGAGCCAGGAGATTCTGTCCACCCTCACCTGAGAAGCATCCAGGGCTCctaatgcccccccccccaccaacctcccacCCCACAACGCCTGCCATTTTTGGGGGTATGGTACCTCCATCCAGGATTCCCGATTCCCATCAATCACATGTGGGGCTCCCAGGCTCCCACCTGCCATGCCTGGGATCCCCCTCCCAAGCACCTGCCACCTCTGGGAGTCTGGGCCCCTTCACCTGCTTCATGTGGGATACCTGAGTAACATTGCTGTTGCCCTCCTCCTGCATAAAACCCCAACTCACCAGGGCCCCATTGGAGCCAGAGCCTGGGTCAGAGGGTGTAATGGTGCCGTTCTCATTTATAGGGGGGTCCAGCGCTGTGAGGGGGGGCGGGTAGAGAGGACAAATTAATCCTTATCTATCCTTCCCATCTTGGCACAAATGCACCTTCCTTGGGCATCTCTCAGTTAGAACTCTGCTTTTCTGAGTCTTCCATTCTGGTAGAGACTGTGGGTGCCCTGCATGCAGGGGCTGGCCCAGTCGTTTCTGCTCCTTTAGCCACCCCCAACCCAGCAAAGCCCAGCAGTGAGCAATCAGCCTACAGTAGTTTGCAGTTTGTGCTGAGTTGGGGTCTGCTATAATGGATGGTGTCTGGAAGCCggaccctgccctccccccaccacctctccaGCCCTCCCTCGGCCCTTAGGGATCTGGGTGGATCCTGCGTTTCCCTGGAGTGTCTGACTCACACCTCCCCCCCAGGCTCCAGAAACTGAAATAGAAGGACTAAATGGTTGGGTCCACACCTATGACCAGCCTGGTCAACCTGGGATCAGAGGCCTCCGCCCAGGCAGGCCTCCTCCTGGCTCCCAGTCCGCTCAAAACACTTCAACCACACTGAGACTCAGGTACACAggctcctctccccagcccacaaTTCCGCCTTCCTCAGGAACTCAGGAATTCTACACCAACTCCAATCGTCCAAGGAAGCCCCTACCCCTGACCGACCCTGTAGACTCCTCTCAAGGTATCCCATGACCGCTCCCCAGTTCTTGACCTCTCCAGGGCCCAGGTAACCCGCGCTTCTaagccccgccccgcgcccccccaACCTCTAGCCGGTACCTACTTTGCCCCCAGGCCCGGCCCCAGCGGGCCGGCAGCAGCGGCAGGCCGAGCGCCAGAAGCAGCCCCAGGCCGGGGCTCGCCATGGGCCGGGCGACGGGCTGGTGGCACCGGGGACCGGGCTTCTCGCGCGCGCTGCTTCTACCGCATCTCGGGCCGGGGGTACCTGCGAGCCGGCACCTGGGGCGGGAGAAAGAGAGtggcgtgggggagggggctagACCCGGGCGCAGGCCCAGGGGAGGGATGACCCGCCCAGGGCACCCCGCAgtcgcgccccgcccccgccgccagAGGTCAGAGATTAAAGATTAACTCGAGGCGGCGCGTTCctgggctggggaaagggaagcggaaggggggaaggggtggCAGACCAAGCCGCGCGTCCTACCTCCCTACCTGGCCCAGCCGTCCTCGACCTTGTTCAGGTTCCCGGTCCGGGTCCCTGGCTCGAACCCTCGGTGCGTCCGTCGGTAGCTCGGACTCCTCCAGCTCCGCCCGCTCACGTGACCCGGAAAGTTTAGTCACTCACCTGGGAGAGGAGCACACTTCCGGCTTGTGCACCTGAGCCTAAGCGAGAGGGCGGAGCCAAACGGGGGTGGGACCGCGCCCGGGACGCACCTGTAACGGGAACCCAACTCTACGATACCGAAGAGTAAAAAGGGGCGCAAGCGCGCAGGTGTAAGAGGGACCTCCCACCTATATTGCGGGCCATCTGTAGGATCGCACAAGTGTGGAGACAAACCGGGCATGGAGACACTGGTGCATGGGGCACGCCCGTCTGGGGCAGGCCCTTAATAAAGACACACCCGTGTGGTACACACCTGCCTAGGAGCCAACCTGTATAGAAGACATTTGCGTGGATATGTAAGAACACCTATGGGAGACATCTGCATTGAATCACATCTATTTGGTGTAGAGCTGAATGGAAGCACACCTGTGTGGAAAACAGCTGTATAGAACACACCCGCATTATAACAAACACCCGACTGAGGCACTCTGGTGTAGGATACATTTGCTTTGGAAACGCATCTGCATGGCTCACCCATGAAATGGAACAACTCTTGTATGAGGAATTCCTGTGTGGAAATGTATTGGAAAGACCTGTACGCGACACGCCTGCATTTTAGTACACCTTATAGGACCCAGGTATATGGAAACGTACCCAGACGGGTGTATACTTAACTGCAACATACctatgtgtgggggcagaggggagctgTATAATGCATTCCTGGGTGGATTTCTGTTGAGAAAGACACCTGTGAAATGAAGGAAATAGCCTCGTATGAGGAACATCTGCATGGAATTGAGATCGAATGAAAAAAGACCTGACAACATGTGCATGAGGCACACTCATATTGAAGCACCTGGGAGCTtcagtggggggggtgggcaggacagAGGCTCATGTGAATTGAGGCCCACCTGTCAGGGATGTATTTGTGAGAAAATGCCTGTTTGGGGCATTTCTCTGGGAAAACATCTGTATCCCCCATGTTGTGGGGCACCtgcaagaaagaaaacatctgtGAGGGGACCTCTAAGAGGCCATCTGGGCCACTGGCCACTAGGACCTCCCTAAGAGGCCATTTGTCTGGGACTCACAGGTGTGTTTGAGCACACCTGTTTGGGCAAAACTAAACGTGCCCTCGGTGAGGCTGTACTTTTCGATAAAGGACGGTGATAATAAGACCTCCACCCCCTGGGGACTCTAGGGTGAAGAGTAATGGTTAAGGGGAAATGAATCACTTTTAGAGTATAGAGCGATGGGTAAGAATTCCAGGTCTGGTTAAATCCCCGCTTTGCCGCTTACTGGGCATGTGGCCTGGGTAGAGCAGTTTaaccttctgtttcctcatctgtgaagtgggaaagCCAGTCCCACCTACCTTATAGGGTTTTGGCGAGGATGACGTGAGGGGTGAGTAAAAGGCCTGGATTGTGCAACGCCGTGAATCAATGttagttgttattatttttcGCCAAGTGGTCTGGCCGCCCCTCCCCCTAATGGTGACTCAAGAAACTGCGCCCGAAATTAGTGGGAGGGACTTTCGGCAGGTGCAGCGAGCACGACAGGCTGGTGCCCCGCCTCCAGCGCTCGGCTTCCCGGTCTTCATCGGCACTCGCGCCTGCGACACTGAGATCCGCAGGTTGGTCTGGAGAGAGCAGTCAGCCCAGCGACTGGATCAGGCCGCGGCCTCTTTAAGACTGCCCAGCCAGCCCGAAGCCGCCGGGGCCCAAGGCAGCGCAGGGCCGCCGCGGAAGCCCCGCCCAGGTGGGGCGGGCGGGCGCAGCTCAGGCAGCTCTGGCCAATAGGAAACCGACTTTGCAGCCAAGCCGCACGTTGATCTTCCGTTTCCCAGTCTGAGTGGGACCGAAAAGGAAGGCTGGCGGGCGGGATGCAGGGTTTCAGGGAGAAAGCACAGCTTcctgattttctgtttctgtgggcGAGTGGGGAATGTGAAATGAGCGCGCGGGCAGATGGAGGGCTAGATGATGTAAGGTTGGTTCTTGAGCATGTCTGGGAAAAACGAGAACTTTAGCGCCTAAAGAGAAATCGTAGGGGAGGGAGGTCAAGTGGAAAGGGATTACGAAACCAAATCCCTGATATCCCTCTACTACGCGCCCTTGGACAGAGGGTAAACCGAGGCACGCAAGGCGGAACTCTGAAAGCAGAGTTGAGTCCATTGACCTCTCTAGCCCCCCTCCCCAGAATGAACTCTGGTGCTTCCTGTGCACTACCAAAGCATCCCGACATTCCGCCCCACACCCGCAGCTCcgcctccagcctcctcccccccAAGCGGGTTGGGGGGGAGGAGACGCAAGTTCTGGCGCGGGCGGCGACGGCTAGCAGTCACCGCCTCCTGCAAGTGCCAGAGCCGGGCGGGCAGCGCGGAGGCTGCGGTGGCAGTGGCCGCGGAGCTGGCCCTGCGGGGccgcgggggggagggggagccgcGAAGCCCCCACCGAGGCCGCCACCGccgggcctcccctcccccccccggcGGGCGCCATGCGGGGGGGCCCGGGCGATGCGGAGCGGAGGCAGCGCTGGGGTCGCCTCTTCGAGGAGCTGGATAGTAACAAGGATGGCCGCGTGGATGTGCGCGAGTTGCGCCAGGGACTGGCCCGGCTGGGCGGGGGCGAGCCGAACCGCGACACCCAACAGGTACCCCCGCCGGGACCCCAGCCTGGCGCGCGGCGCTCCGGCCCTGCGGGCGCCGGTAACCCGAGCCCCTGAATGGagcgccgccgccgcagccgggGACTGCCTGTG of the Halichoerus grypus chromosome 1, mHalGry1.hap1.1, whole genome shotgun sequence genome contains:
- the CRB3 gene encoding protein crumbs homolog 3 isoform X1 is translated as MASPGLGLLLALGLPLLPARWGRAWGQTLDPPINENGTITPSDPGSGSNGALSQAAITAIIVVFSLLAALLLAVGLVLLVRKLREKRQTEGTYRPSSEEQFNHAAEARAPQDSKETVRGCLPI
- the CRB3 gene encoding protein crumbs homolog 3 isoform X2, with amino-acid sequence MASPGLGLLLALGLPLLPARWGRAWGQTLDPPINENGTITPSDPGSGSNGALSQAAITAIIVVFSLLAALLLAVGLVLLVRKLREKRQTEGTYRPSSEEQVGARVPPPPNLKLPPEERLI